From one Populus alba chromosome 17, ASM523922v2, whole genome shotgun sequence genomic stretch:
- the LOC118057028 gene encoding uncharacterized protein: MANPSGTHNQEGNQGPSSFNGSNPNNGNLGQDPSSGSSLKHNPGISNDWTGEEQEILEEGLAKFAMETNVVRYAKIALQLPNKTVRDVAMRCRWMTKKENSKRRKEDNLVRKSKDKKERHNEPSAKTSNFMATRPNVTPFATPMMPLDSDEGISYDVIGGVTGELLNQNAQTLHQISANLASYQIQENLSLLRQTRDNICKVMNEMDDVPELMKQMPPLPVKLNDDLADTILLPPNLPRQ, encoded by the exons ATGGCAAACCCATCCGGGACACATAATCAAGAAGGCAATCAGGGTCCTTCTTCATTCAATGGAAGCAATCCAAATAATGGTAATTTGGGTCAAGACCCTTCTTCTGGCTCATCTTTGAAGCATAATCCTGGTATATCAAATGATTGGACTGGTGAAGAACAGGAAATTCTTGAAGAAGGGTTGGCTaa ATTTGCAATGGAAACAAATGTAGTACGTTATGCAAAGATAGCTTTGCAGCTACCAAACAAGACAGTCCGAGATGTTGCTATGCGTTGCAGATGGATGACT aaaaaggaaaatagcAAGCGAAGGAAGGAAGATAATCTAGTACGGAAAAGCAAAGATAAAAAG GAAAGACATAATGAGCCTTCTGCAAAGACTTCTAACTTCATGGCTACCCGCCCCAATGTTACTCCATTTGCAACTCCAATGATGCCACTGGACAGTGACGAAGGAATCTCGTATGATG TAATTGGTGGAGTTACAGGAGAGCTTCTTAATCAAAATGCACAGACCCTCCATCAAATTTCTGCAAACCTTGCAAGTTATCAG ATACAAGAAAACCTCAGTCTTCTCCGCCAAACTCGTGACAACATCTGCAaagttatgaatga GATGGATGATGTGCCAGAACTCATGAAGCAGATGCCACCACTTCCAGTCAAGTTGAATGATGATCTAGCAGACACCATCCTTCTGCCTCCAAACCTTCCCAGGCAATAA